In the Dolichospermum flos-aquae CCAP 1403/13F genome, AATCTACAATATGGAAGCACCTTTTGAAATCACCCTCCAGATGGTGATCACTGTTTTTGCAGGCATTAGCGCCCAGGTAATGGCTGCATATTTCAAACTACCCAGCATCGTCTTACTACTCCTCTTAGGCATCCTTTTAGGTAAAGACGGGCTGGGGATATTACAACCCCATTTACTAGGAACAGGATTAGAAGTGATTGTTTCCCTAGCAACAGCAATCATTTTGTTTGAAGGAGGACTCAAATTAGATCGCCAGGAGTTGGGCAAAGTTTCCCTCAGTCTCCAGTTACTCGTCACCTTGGGAACTCTGATCACCCTACTAGGGGGAAGTCTTGCGGCGCACTGGCTAGGGGAGTTTCCCTGGAATATAGCAGTTCTGTATGCGTCCATTGTTGTTGTCACCGGACCGACCGTAATTGGTCCATTAATTCAACAAATTAACGTAGATAGACAAGTAGGAACGCTATTAGAAGGCGAAGGAGTGTTAATAGATCCAGTGGGAGCTATCCTAGCTTACGTTGTCCTGGATACGATTTTAAATGGTGATACAGACCCGATTAATGCCATTATTGGTCTAATTTTACGTTTCGCTGTGGGTGCGGGCATTGGTGGCGTTGGTGGATATTTAATGAGTTGGATGTTTAAACGCGCCAATTTCATTTCCTTTGAACTGAAAAATCTGGTTGTACTGGCAGTTTTATGGGTGTTGTTTGCCCTAGCGCAAATGATTCGCTCTGAATCAGGAATTATGACCACAGTAGTAGCCGGTGCGGTGTTTGCTAACTCTTCAGTTCCCGAAGAGCGGTTATTGCGAAGCTTTAAAAATCAACTGACAATTCTCAGCGTTTCTGTTTTATTCATCCTCCTAGCGGCTGATTTATCCATTGCCAGTGTCTTGGCTTTAGGTTGGGGGAGTTTATTCACCGTTTTGGTGTTAATGTTTGTTGTTCGCCCCATTAACATTATTTTGTGTACTTGGAATAGTGATCTGAATTGGCGACAGAAACTATTTTTAAGTTGGGTTGCACCCAGAGGCATAGTCTCCGCCTCTGTAGCGTCTTTATTTGCGATTTTACTGACACAGAGGGGCATTAATGGTGGTGATTCGATTAAAGCTTTAGTCTTTTTGACAATTATCATGACGGTTTTTTGTCAAGGTTTAACCGCTGGCTGGTTGGTTAAATGGTTACGAATTACCTCTAAAGATGCAACTGGGGCGGTAATTGTGGGCTGTAATCCCTTGGGTTTATTAATTGCCCGCTTTTTTCAAGAACGGGGAGAAAGTGTAGTGATGATTGATACTGACCCGGAACGGTTAGCCCAAGCTGAAGCCCAAAATCTCCGAGTGATTGCTAGTAGTGCTTTAGATGGGGAAATACTGGAAGAAGCTGGTATTGGTTCGATGGGGACTTTTTTAGCCATTACCAGTAATGGTGAAGTGAATTTTGTTTTAGCTCAACGGGCTGCTGAGGAATTTAATCCTCCCCGTGTTCTAGCCATATTCCCCCGACATCCTCAAGGATCTCCTTCGGAGAATAGTAAAGTTGATCAAGCTTTTGTCTCTGATTTACCAGTAAAAACTTGGAATGAATATTTGATGAATGGACAGGTGAAATTGGGAACAACTACATTAAATGCGGCAGAATTTGACTCTCAACAAGAACATATACAAGAAAAAATTCGAGATGGGATTTTAGTACCACTGTTGTTAGAAAGACAAGAACGTTTACAGGTAATGTCGGCTACTCAAGAATGGGAAATAGGCGATCGCATTATCTATCTATTATATGATTCCCGTCCTAATCTTTTAAAACTTCTTTCTGGTGCTAGTCAGTCTACACCGCTAACTATGGAAACATTAGCAGAAGTTGAAGAAGTAAAAGTTAAATAACTTTAGATTTTAGATTTTGGATTTATCCCCATAATCTTCTCCCTGCTTTCCCCTGCAATCTTTCATGGGTATCTTTTAGCAAAGTAGGAA is a window encoding:
- a CDS encoding cation:proton antiporter, which translates into the protein MEAPFEITLQMVITVFAGISAQVMAAYFKLPSIVLLLLLGILLGKDGLGILQPHLLGTGLEVIVSLATAIILFEGGLKLDRQELGKVSLSLQLLVTLGTLITLLGGSLAAHWLGEFPWNIAVLYASIVVVTGPTVIGPLIQQINVDRQVGTLLEGEGVLIDPVGAILAYVVLDTILNGDTDPINAIIGLILRFAVGAGIGGVGGYLMSWMFKRANFISFELKNLVVLAVLWVLFALAQMIRSESGIMTTVVAGAVFANSSVPEERLLRSFKNQLTILSVSVLFILLAADLSIASVLALGWGSLFTVLVLMFVVRPINIILCTWNSDLNWRQKLFLSWVAPRGIVSASVASLFAILLTQRGINGGDSIKALVFLTIIMTVFCQGLTAGWLVKWLRITSKDATGAVIVGCNPLGLLIARFFQERGESVVMIDTDPERLAQAEAQNLRVIASSALDGEILEEAGIGSMGTFLAITSNGEVNFVLAQRAAEEFNPPRVLAIFPRHPQGSPSENSKVDQAFVSDLPVKTWNEYLMNGQVKLGTTTLNAAEFDSQQEHIQEKIRDGILVPLLLERQERLQVMSATQEWEIGDRIIYLLYDSRPNLLKLLSGASQSTPLTMETLAEVEEVKVK